Proteins encoded by one window of Winogradskyella sp. PG-2:
- a CDS encoding cellulose synthase family protein has protein sequence MYALAQLNLLYNYLSSKKKRDECEKFDLSNPKEIPYVTIQLPVFNEMYVMERLLDNIALIDYPKNKLEIQVLDDSTDETIHSTKAHVDELAATGLDIKHITRVDRTGFKAGALKEGLEIAKGEFIAIFDADFLPQPNWLKRTIPYFKNEKIGVVQTRWGHINRNYSLLTRIQAFALDAHFTLEQVGRNSKGHFINFNGTAGIWRKECILDAGNWEGDTLTEDLDLSYRAQLKNWEFKYLEDVETPAELPIVISAARSQQFRWNKGGAENFRKMLKRVITSKNISTKTKIHGLLHLLNSTMFLSIFVVAILSIPMLYIKNEYAHLRDYFYIMSFFIMSTIIFFVCYWFMYRSIYGSGFKKFFGYIGMFFTFFSIAMGFSLHNSIAVLEGHAGKRSDFVRTPKFNLSKYKDNWKNNKYLRKNLSSNVIIEGILMLYFGFGMYLAFIVGDQGGDFGLFPFHLMLFIGFGYVFFKSLSSKV, from the coding sequence ATGTATGCATTGGCGCAATTAAATCTCTTATACAATTATCTTTCTTCAAAGAAAAAAAGAGACGAGTGCGAGAAATTTGACTTGTCAAATCCAAAAGAGATACCATACGTTACCATTCAGCTTCCTGTGTTTAATGAGATGTATGTTATGGAACGTTTATTAGATAATATAGCCTTAATCGATTATCCTAAAAACAAGTTAGAAATTCAGGTTTTAGATGACTCTACAGATGAAACAATCCATAGCACTAAGGCACATGTTGATGAATTAGCCGCAACAGGTTTAGATATTAAACATATTACAAGAGTAGATCGTACTGGTTTTAAAGCTGGTGCACTTAAAGAAGGTTTGGAAATTGCAAAAGGTGAATTTATTGCCATCTTTGATGCTGACTTTTTACCACAACCTAATTGGCTAAAACGTACAATTCCTTACTTTAAAAATGAAAAAATTGGTGTTGTACAAACACGTTGGGGACATATTAATAGAAACTACTCATTACTTACCAGAATTCAAGCATTTGCTTTAGATGCTCATTTTACTTTAGAACAAGTAGGCAGAAATTCTAAGGGTCACTTTATTAATTTCAATGGTACTGCTGGTATTTGGAGAAAAGAATGCATTCTTGATGCAGGAAATTGGGAAGGAGACACACTAACTGAAGACTTAGATTTAAGTTATCGAGCACAACTAAAAAATTGGGAATTTAAATATCTTGAAGATGTTGAGACTCCTGCAGAATTGCCTATTGTTATTAGTGCAGCACGTTCACAACAATTCCGTTGGAATAAAGGTGGTGCTGAAAACTTTAGAAAAATGCTAAAGCGCGTTATAACATCTAAAAATATCTCAACAAAAACTAAAATTCATGGTCTATTACATTTATTAAATAGCACCATGTTTCTAAGCATCTTTGTTGTAGCTATATTGAGTATTCCGATGTTATATATAAAGAACGAATATGCTCATTTACGTGATTATTTTTACATCATGAGTTTCTTTATAATGAGTACAATAATATTTTTTGTGTGCTACTGGTTTATGTACCGAAGTATTTATGGTAGTGGCTTTAAAAAGTTTTTTGGGTACATTGGTATGTTCTTTACGTTCTTCTCAATAGCAATGGGCTTTTCTCTGCACAACTCAATTGCTGTTTTAGAAGGTCATGCTGGTAAGCGTAGTGACTTTGTAAGAACACCTAAATTTAATTTAAGCAAGTACAAAGACAACTGGAAAAACAATAAATACCTACGCAAAAACTTATCTTCAAATGTTATTATAGAAGGTATTTTAATGCTCTATTTTGGATTTGGAATGTACCTTGCTTTTATCGTTGGTGACCAAGGTGGAGATTTTGGATTATTTCCTTTTCACCTCATGCTTTTTATTGGCTTTGGTTATGTGTTTTTTAAATCACTAAGCTCTAAAGTTTAA
- a CDS encoding toxin-antitoxin system YwqK family antitoxin, protein MRLIIVFLIFSSFAFGQKIYQKTYHANGNLKAESWSENNLKTAYWKFYHNNGNLKKQGHFKNNKEVGYWRAYYNKGILKGVGQLDDQNPIGFWKFYYINKTLKKQGRFKNGLETGYWKFYHDNGILHSQGILNKGKEQVTGKYMTVLTNLKKKLFLKTA, encoded by the coding sequence ATGCGATTAATTATTGTTTTCTTAATTTTCTCATCGTTCGCTTTTGGACAAAAAATCTATCAAAAAACTTATCATGCCAATGGTAATTTAAAAGCTGAAAGTTGGTCAGAAAACAATTTAAAAACGGCCTATTGGAAGTTCTACCACAATAATGGGAATCTAAAAAAACAAGGCCATTTTAAAAATAATAAAGAAGTTGGTTATTGGAGAGCCTATTATAATAAAGGAATTCTCAAAGGAGTAGGCCAACTTGATGACCAAAATCCTATTGGGTTTTGGAAGTTTTATTACATAAATAAAACACTGAAAAAACAAGGCCGTTTTAAAAATGGTTTAGAAACTGGCTATTGGAAATTCTATCATGATAATGGTATACTACATTCACAAGGCATCCTCAACAAAGGAAAAGAACAGGTTACTGGAAAATATATGACAGTTCTAACCAACTTGAAAAAGAAGCTGTTTTTAAAAACAGCTTAA
- a CDS encoding mannosyltransferase: MLNNVSKYHKIPLLFILLSSIFYLSFAYDVVRTDITKLLLLYITLFVFAFKIIKTTGFYFRLLVISAILFRLLFLFAIPNLSQDFYRFVWDGRMILEGFNPYLYTPDSFIQNGEFPISEAQELYNGMGSLSASHFTNYPPLNQLCFTIAAFFSGKSILGSVVVMRTLIIAADIGTLYIGKKLLERLKLPSNRIFWYILNPFIIIELTGNLHFEGIMIFFLVWSLYLLHSGKWKWAAFILACSISVKLIPLMFLPLFFYWFAKKRTSFNGLKNLTVFYLIIGIAIILFFLPFFSMEFINNYSKTVGLWFGNFEFNASIYYIAREIGYTITGYNEIAIIGKILPLISLLIILGLSFLKQNTTLPKLTASILLAFTCYLFLSTTVHPWYIATLVVLCIFTNYRFPLIWSLVMILSYLSYVAIGTSDKSENLWVIGLEYSIVFFAFIWEVVLKKEIKI, translated from the coding sequence GTGTTAAACAACGTCTCTAAATATCATAAAATACCATTACTCTTTATCTTATTGAGTAGTATTTTCTATTTATCCTTTGCTTATGATGTAGTAAGAACTGACATTACTAAGCTATTATTGCTTTATATTACTTTGTTTGTATTTGCTTTTAAAATTATAAAGACGACAGGTTTTTATTTTAGACTTTTAGTCATTTCGGCTATTCTTTTTAGGTTATTATTTCTGTTTGCTATTCCTAATTTATCACAAGATTTTTATCGCTTTGTCTGGGATGGTCGTATGATTTTAGAGGGTTTTAATCCATATCTATATACACCAGATTCATTTATTCAAAATGGTGAGTTTCCTATTAGTGAGGCCCAAGAATTATATAATGGCATGGGATCTCTTAGTGCATCTCATTTTACAAATTATCCGCCATTAAATCAGTTGTGTTTTACTATTGCTGCATTCTTTTCTGGGAAAAGTATTCTAGGCTCTGTAGTTGTAATGCGTACTCTAATTATTGCAGCTGATATTGGCACACTCTATATCGGAAAGAAACTATTAGAGCGTTTAAAATTACCTTCTAATCGCATCTTTTGGTATATACTTAATCCATTTATTATTATTGAACTCACAGGAAACCTTCATTTTGAAGGTATCATGATTTTCTTCTTAGTGTGGAGTTTATACCTATTACATTCTGGTAAGTGGAAATGGGCTGCATTTATTTTAGCGTGTTCTATTTCTGTAAAGCTAATTCCTTTAATGTTTTTGCCTCTGTTTTTCTATTGGTTTGCTAAGAAAAGAACGTCTTTTAATGGACTAAAAAATCTAACCGTTTTTTATCTAATTATCGGAATAGCCATAATTCTATTTTTTCTTCCATTCTTCTCAATGGAGTTTATAAATAACTACTCTAAAACTGTTGGGCTTTGGTTTGGGAATTTTGAGTTTAATGCCAGTATATATTATATCGCTAGAGAAATTGGTTATACCATCACTGGCTATAATGAGATTGCTATTATTGGTAAAATACTTCCACTGATTTCATTACTAATCATTTTAGGACTTTCATTCTTAAAGCAAAATACTACTCTTCCTAAATTAACAGCGTCTATACTTTTAGCTTTTACATGTTATCTATTTTTAAGTACAACGGTCCATCCATGGTATATTGCAACACTTGTTGTTCTCTGTATATTCACTAACTATAGATTTCCTTTGATTTGGAGCCTTGTAATGATATTAAGCTACCTCTCCTATGTTGCTATAGGAACTTCTGATAAATCTGAAAATTTATGGGTTATTGGTTTAGAATATAGTATCGTATTCTTTGCTTTTATTTGGGAAGTTGTATTAAAGAAAGAGATTAAGATTTAA
- a CDS encoding SMODS domain-containing nucleotidyltransferase yields MSVLSYLTDLSSSITISDWERTSIDTSINTLSTKLGNYFDNIESKFVFGSYDRKTILRRSKDSNSDVDFLVSFKDGSEWTPQTLMNRLKRFAEANYSKNEIYQSSPTIVLELSHIKFELVPAWGTFNIPAPASIYTTWIGTYPLTFKDKLNDKNRDNNYQIRKLIRLLKYWNVLNYRVYSSYEIEEYVVGKFFFLCYNLKDYFFQAVEGLPTYNLPEYKQNKVDRLKKIVAETKENERQGWNALAEIEIKKAFE; encoded by the coding sequence ATGTCTGTATTATCATACTTAACCGACTTATCAAGTTCAATTACTATTTCTGATTGGGAAAGAACATCAATAGACACTTCAATTAACACACTATCAACAAAACTTGGCAACTATTTCGACAATATTGAAAGCAAGTTTGTTTTTGGTTCATATGACAGAAAAACAATTTTAAGAAGAAGTAAAGACTCAAATTCAGATGTAGATTTTTTAGTAAGTTTTAAAGATGGTTCTGAATGGACACCTCAAACTTTAATGAATAGACTGAAAAGATTTGCAGAAGCAAACTATTCTAAAAATGAAATATATCAATCATCACCGACAATTGTACTTGAACTCAGTCATATAAAATTTGAATTAGTGCCTGCTTGGGGAACTTTTAATATTCCTGCACCTGCTTCAATTTATACAACTTGGATAGGAACTTATCCACTTACTTTTAAAGACAAATTAAACGACAAGAATAGAGATAATAATTATCAAATTAGAAAGTTAATTCGATTGTTAAAATATTGGAACGTATTAAACTATCGAGTTTACTCTTCTTATGAAATAGAAGAATATGTTGTAGGCAAATTTTTCTTTTTATGTTACAACCTAAAAGACTATTTTTTTCAAGCAGTTGAAGGTTTGCCAACATATAATTTACCTGAATACAAACAGAATAAAGTTGATAGACTTAAAAAAATTGTAGCAGAAACTAAAGAAAATGAACGTCAAGGTTGGAATGCATTGGCTGAAATAGAAATAAAAAAAGCATTTGAATAA
- a CDS encoding helix-turn-helix domain-containing protein: protein MVLSFYAADKVEFEHHVSKLKSLQCLVIATTIRNIDKLPNGESQFLEQFLYQLVHPKDHYVEGPVFNMSPEMFLLVEQFFSNTYEGEIKMMFYKSHITALLSHYFAQLAKQQNTRFNTSQLEKINLAQEILLSDLENPPSLTELANRIGTNTNTLKIEFKAQFGVPVFKYLQNECLKKAYSLIKNEQKTIQEAAWAVGYDSLGSFSNAFERKFGYRPSKVQNSFRINHNSYRISRWFIAAIDLYHNSKNKNYEIKHFSYWWNW from the coding sequence ATGGTTTTATCATTTTACGCAGCTGACAAAGTAGAGTTTGAACATCATGTTTCCAAACTAAAATCGCTGCAATGTTTAGTAATAGCTACAACAATAAGAAACATAGACAAATTACCTAATGGTGAAAGTCAATTCTTGGAACAATTTTTATATCAGTTAGTACACCCTAAAGATCATTATGTAGAAGGCCCTGTATTTAATATGAGCCCCGAAATGTTTCTATTAGTGGAACAATTCTTTAGCAATACTTACGAGGGTGAGATTAAAATGATGTTTTATAAAAGTCATATCACTGCTTTACTTTCTCATTATTTTGCGCAATTAGCAAAACAACAAAACACAAGATTTAATACTTCGCAACTTGAAAAAATTAATCTTGCCCAAGAAATTTTATTATCCGATTTAGAGAATCCACCTTCCTTAACAGAATTGGCCAACAGAATTGGAACCAATACCAATACCCTTAAAATAGAATTTAAAGCGCAGTTTGGCGTTCCTGTTTTCAAATACTTACAAAACGAATGCTTAAAAAAAGCCTACAGTTTAATTAAAAACGAACAAAAAACAATTCAAGAAGCCGCTTGGGCTGTAGGTTACGATAGTTTAGGTTCTTTCTCTAACGCTTTTGAAAGAAAGTTTGGCTATAGACCTAGCAAAGTTCAAAATTCTTTTCGAATAAATCATAATTCTTATCGAATAAGTCGTTGGTTTATAGCTGCTATAGATTTGTATCATAATTCAAAAAACAAAAATTATGAAATCAAACATTTTAGTTATTGGTGGAACTGGTAA
- a CDS encoding 4Fe-4S binding protein, with protein MSNKLNHSMSLAKPDALDITTKQKVALVIGVVGLFILTLALFNTNFPNKGLFLSLSLGLIVIGTIVYSREAYLNKLEGIKNDGQWFKSISSRGVWGWILGLILTGFYIVLYFYEELLGLGQGANGTNTGLIALFDPLSNLLSGRNASQWFVYGTLYTVAILAFGYKFILKYRHNRYQQIRTVSVMFFQLGFAYLIPEFMYVMNNGIPYYDLKSVWPLNYYLFQDYHLKEFLKTGNIGIILILFGVISTLVITPILTYKYGKRWYCSWVCGCGGLAETAGDSFRHLSTKKMSAWKLERWLIHTVLVFSVIMTVAVVSTFLQGSWQNGVYVKGDYWLSNETFLISVGIFLTVIFAGVMFFKRNELGKHARYGAIGYAVVILSLFVMYFTGTNGDIFFIKSSTLKTVYGFYIGSIFSGVIGTGFYPMLGSRSWCRFGCPMAAILGFQQRLFSKFRITTNGGQCISCGNCSNSCEMGIDVRHYAQKGENIVRSSCVGCGICSAVCPRGVLKLENDSMKGRINPTEVLLGNDVDLMELVNQK; from the coding sequence ATGAGTAATAAATTAAATCATAGTATGTCTTTAGCAAAACCAGATGCTTTAGATATTACAACAAAACAGAAAGTAGCTTTAGTAATTGGAGTTGTTGGTCTATTTATATTAACATTGGCGCTTTTCAATACAAATTTCCCAAATAAAGGACTGTTCTTATCACTATCTCTTGGTTTAATAGTCATTGGGACTATAGTCTATTCTAGGGAAGCATACTTAAACAAATTAGAAGGTATTAAAAACGATGGTCAGTGGTTTAAATCTATCTCTTCTCGAGGAGTTTGGGGTTGGATTCTTGGCTTAATCCTCACGGGATTTTATATCGTACTCTATTTTTACGAAGAACTATTAGGGCTAGGACAAGGAGCAAATGGAACTAATACTGGGTTAATTGCACTTTTTGATCCTTTAAGTAATCTTTTAAGTGGACGAAATGCCAGTCAATGGTTCGTCTATGGTACACTTTATACGGTTGCGATCTTAGCTTTCGGTTATAAATTCATTCTTAAATACAGACATAATCGTTACCAACAAATACGTACAGTTTCTGTGATGTTTTTTCAATTAGGTTTTGCTTATTTAATACCAGAATTTATGTACGTTATGAATAACGGCATACCTTATTATGATTTAAAAAGTGTTTGGCCTCTTAATTACTATCTTTTTCAAGATTATCACTTAAAAGAATTTCTTAAAACAGGAAATATAGGAATCATTTTAATACTTTTTGGAGTTATTTCAACATTAGTAATCACTCCTATTTTAACCTACAAATATGGGAAGCGATGGTATTGTTCTTGGGTTTGTGGTTGTGGTGGACTAGCAGAAACCGCTGGAGACTCTTTTAGACATCTATCCACTAAAAAAATGTCTGCATGGAAATTAGAACGTTGGTTAATTCATACGGTTTTGGTTTTTTCTGTAATAATGACTGTTGCCGTAGTTAGTACTTTCTTACAAGGCAGTTGGCAAAATGGTGTATATGTAAAAGGTGATTATTGGTTAAGTAACGAAACATTTCTTATAAGTGTTGGTATATTTTTAACTGTAATATTTGCTGGAGTCATGTTCTTTAAAAGAAATGAATTGGGCAAACATGCTCGGTATGGAGCTATAGGATATGCTGTAGTTATCTTATCCTTATTTGTAATGTATTTTACAGGTACTAATGGAGACATCTTTTTCATAAAATCTAGTACTCTAAAAACTGTTTATGGTTTCTATATTGGTTCTATATTTTCAGGTGTTATTGGTACAGGTTTCTACCCAATGTTAGGCAGTCGCTCTTGGTGTCGATTTGGTTGTCCTATGGCAGCTATTCTAGGTTTTCAACAACGTTTATTCTCTAAATTTAGAATTACTACCAATGGAGGCCAATGTATTTCTTGTGGTAACTGCTCTAACAGTTGCGAAATGGGTATTGATGTAAGACATTATGCTCAAAAAGGTGAAAATATTGTACGTTCTAGTTGTGTTGGCTGTGGTATTTGTTCGGCGGTTTGTCCAAGAGGAGTGTTAAAATTAGAAAATGATAGTATGAAAGGACGAATTAATCCGACTGAGGTTTTGTTAGGTAACGATGTTGACCTAATGGAACTTGTAAATCAGAAATAA
- a CDS encoding S-4TM family putative pore-forming effector, translating to MNRITQKQNEPKFIEFLKAQRVAYSQCKTYQVFDLISILMAIVLPIIGMYKSDIVNYLGAFGVLWTIIYLVTENYRKKKTEQGAKIQEQFDTELFEIPWNQILCKNKVNTDTCIDLAKEYDGNDLSNWYSLEVDSSLPKSIAVILCQRINFSWELKLRKRYVTFLIILLVAYYGIFIGFFVAKNIGFYDILLLIAPSLSFLIYGVQNSLSLKNHIKSKNETLSQIDEILNNHSENQEMPTDSTLRQIQDIIYTERTVPEKVPDWFYKLSKSKNENRTDNIIKSIKAKF from the coding sequence ATGAACAGAATAACACAAAAACAAAACGAACCAAAGTTCATTGAGTTTCTTAAAGCTCAAAGAGTTGCTTATAGTCAGTGCAAAACATATCAAGTATTTGACTTGATAAGTATTCTTATGGCAATTGTTCTACCAATTATTGGAATGTACAAAAGTGATATTGTCAATTACTTAGGTGCTTTTGGTGTTTTATGGACAATTATTTATTTAGTCACAGAAAATTATCGAAAGAAAAAAACTGAACAAGGAGCAAAAATCCAAGAACAATTTGACACAGAACTCTTTGAAATCCCTTGGAATCAAATACTTTGTAAAAACAAGGTAAATACTGATACTTGCATTGACCTTGCAAAAGAATATGACGGAAATGATTTATCAAATTGGTATTCTTTAGAAGTTGATTCTTCACTACCTAAATCCATTGCTGTAATTCTTTGTCAGAGAATTAACTTTTCTTGGGAATTAAAACTAAGAAAGAGGTATGTAACTTTTTTGATAATTCTTTTAGTAGCATATTACGGAATTTTTATTGGCTTTTTTGTTGCTAAAAACATTGGTTTCTATGATATTCTTTTGCTCATTGCGCCTTCACTTTCTTTTCTAATCTATGGTGTTCAAAACAGTCTTTCTCTAAAAAATCATATTAAGTCAAAAAATGAAACACTTAGTCAAATAGATGAAATTCTAAACAATCACTCTGAAAATCAAGAAATGCCAACTGATAGTACTCTAAGACAAATTCAGGATATTATATACACAGAAAGAACAGTACCTGAAAAAGTCCCAGATTGGTTTTACAAACTATCAAAATCGAAAAATGAAAATAGAACTGATAACATAATTAAATCAATCAAAGCAAAATTTTAA
- a CDS encoding glycosyltransferase family 2 protein, whose protein sequence is MTKIVVIIPAYNEEESIPLVIKDIPKNVQEVIVVSNNSTDNTEEHAKKAGASVLVEHKKGYGYACLKGMDYVASFDYTERPDIVVFLDGDYSDYPEELTKIVQPIIEENVDFVVGARVKELREEGSMTGPQIFGNWLATALMKLFFRSTFTDLGPFRAIKYDKLLDLKMEDKTYGWTVEMQLKALKQKLSYREIPVNYRNRIGVSKVSGTIKGAIFAGVKILAWIFKYSFK, encoded by the coding sequence ATGACTAAAATCGTAGTTATCATTCCTGCATATAATGAAGAAGAATCCATTCCTCTTGTTATAAAAGATATTCCAAAAAACGTTCAAGAAGTTATTGTAGTAAGTAACAATTCAACTGATAATACTGAAGAACATGCTAAAAAAGCTGGAGCTAGTGTTTTAGTAGAGCATAAAAAAGGTTATGGTTACGCTTGTCTAAAAGGCATGGACTACGTTGCTAGTTTTGATTATACAGAGAGACCAGATATCGTTGTGTTTTTAGATGGAGACTATAGTGACTATCCTGAAGAGTTAACCAAAATCGTTCAACCCATTATTGAGGAAAATGTAGATTTTGTTGTTGGTGCTAGAGTGAAAGAATTGCGAGAAGAAGGCTCTATGACTGGGCCTCAAATTTTTGGGAATTGGCTAGCAACTGCGCTAATGAAACTGTTTTTTCGTTCAACATTTACGGATTTAGGACCTTTTAGAGCTATAAAATATGATAAACTTTTAGACTTAAAAATGGAGGATAAAACCTATGGTTGGACAGTTGAGATGCAACTCAAAGCTTTAAAACAAAAATTAAGCTATAGAGAAATCCCTGTTAATTATAGAAACAGAATAGGTGTCTCAAAAGTTTCAGGTACGATAAAAGGTGCTATCTTTGCAGGCGTTAAAATCCTCGCATGGATATTTAAATATAGTTTTAAGTGA
- a CDS encoding NmrA family NAD(P)-binding protein: MKSNILVIGGTGKTGRRVVEQLQNKGITPRIGSRQATPSFDWDNKDTWIEALNGIEKMYVTYYPDLAVPGAKEAIESLTHLAIELGVKKMVLLSGKGEIEAEACEKIIMDSGMNHTIVRASWFNQNWSESFFLEPILSGEVALPLSDVLIPFVDANDIAEVAATVLLDDTYNGKIIEVTGPELITFKDIVNIISKTSNRPLNFYDITLEQYIDGMKQMQIPNDVVWLIEYLFSHVLTNPKNQMVVNDIERVLGRKAKTFLEYAKETAETGIWSQVEVQ, from the coding sequence ATGAAATCAAACATTTTAGTTATTGGTGGAACTGGTAAGACTGGTCGCCGAGTAGTTGAACAATTACAAAACAAAGGAATTACGCCTAGAATTGGTTCAAGACAAGCAACACCAAGCTTTGATTGGGATAATAAAGACACTTGGATAGAAGCCTTAAACGGCATTGAAAAAATGTATGTCACATATTATCCTGACCTAGCTGTTCCAGGAGCCAAAGAAGCCATAGAAAGTTTAACTCATTTAGCTATAGAATTAGGAGTTAAAAAAATGGTATTACTTTCTGGAAAAGGTGAAATCGAAGCAGAAGCATGTGAAAAAATTATAATGGATTCTGGCATGAATCATACAATAGTCAGAGCTTCTTGGTTTAACCAAAATTGGAGTGAGAGTTTCTTTTTAGAACCTATTCTATCTGGAGAAGTGGCATTACCGTTGTCTGATGTTTTAATTCCATTTGTAGATGCTAATGATATTGCAGAAGTAGCAGCAACTGTCTTACTAGATGATACTTATAATGGTAAAATTATTGAGGTAACTGGTCCAGAATTAATCACTTTTAAGGATATTGTGAATATCATTTCAAAGACTAGTAACAGACCATTAAACTTCTATGACATCACATTAGAACAGTATATTGATGGTATGAAGCAAATGCAAATACCTAATGATGTTGTTTGGTTAATCGAGTATTTATTTAGTCATGTTTTAACCAATCCAAAGAATCAAATGGTAGTTAATGATATTGAACGAGTTCTAGGCAGAAAAGCGAAAACATTTCTAGAATATGCAAAAGAAACTGCTGAAACTGGGATATGGAGTCAAGTTGAAGTTCAGTAA